The Carnobacterium divergens nucleotide sequence CAACAAAATAAATCATTAAATTAAAGATCGCTAAGTAGGTAATCATATCTAAAACGGAATAACCAATAATACTTAAAATAGCCATGATTGCTGTTACAATAATTGAACCATTCAATAAACTAAAGAAATACAATGAAAATGATTTCCACTCCATCTCATTTTTCATCACTAAATGATTAAACCCATAGGACACACCTGCTAATAACGCTAGTTGAATACCTGTTGCAATAAAGATTTTAAAGAACATTCCTAGCGTTTCCATCATGTTACTATCAGAAAAAAGCCCACTGTATGGAGAAGCTGAAACTAATCGTGCCATACAAAATGCGGTAAATAATGAAATCAATCCAACTGAAACTAGACCATACCACCATTGACCTGCATGGTCTTTTTTTAATGGTGTTTTCAAGGTTTGACGTAAATACGACCAGTAATGATGAGCATGTTCTTTAATCACTGCTGAATCAACATTTCCTGTATTAGACTCATCTGCTCCTTTTTCTGAAACGACCTCTTCTTGTAACAAATCTGTCCTCTCTTTGTCTTCACCACAATTTGGACAAACATTCTGCTCCTCAGCTAATTCGGTTTGACATTTTTCACATTGTTTCATCGATAAAAATCCCCCTTTTTTATTAGGCATAATTGCCCTTTTAATAGTTTGGCATAGATATTTATAAATATCAATAACAATAATTATCTATAATTCCAAAAAAAACACTCTTATTAAAAAAGTGTTATTTCGAAGCTACTGTTTCCCGTTCAATAATTTCATGAGGAATAATCATTTTTACAAACGGTGCTTCTTTTTCTTCAATTTTGTCAATTAATTTCAATGCAACCTGTTGTCCAAGTTGTGGTACATTGATATCAATCGAAGTTAATTTAGGGTACGCCATTTTGGCAAAAATCGAATTATTGAAACTAATAATTGAAACATCTGTTGGTACTTGATACCCTAGCATTAATAACCGTTGCATCACCGTTACGGCTAGCATATCGTCGCTCACTACTAAAGCCGTCGGTGCCGTTTTTTGCTGTTGGAATAAGTTTTCTAAGGGCTGTGTAACAGCCTCGTTATCTGAATCGGTCATTAAAATAGATTGTTGTGGATTAATGGCAATTCCCGCTTCTTGCAACGCATCCCGAAAACCAGCCATTCGTTCAATCGTAACTACTTGATCCAAATCATCCCCCACATACCCAATTTGAGTATGCCCTTTTTGAAGTAAATAATTTGTCGCATCTTTCCCAGACAGACGGTTGTCATTATCCACGTACAGTGTTTCATTTTCAAAGAGATACGGGCGACCAACCATTGCATAAATTAAATTTGCTTCATGTAAATATTCAATAATTTGATCTTCCCAAGTAGAATACAAAACAATAAAACCATCTACCGTTCCACGACGAGCCATCATTTGAATACTCTCTAATAATTCGCCAGTATCCTTTCCCGAAGCAAGAGACACCATGTAGTGTTTTTCGTTACACACTTTGCTAATTTCACGAATTACTTCTAAAAAGAATGGATTTTGAAATGCAACGCCGTCTGAAACCGGCATAATTACTCCAATCGTTTTAGTCGTCTTACTAGCTAAACTTTGAGCTGAAAAATTTGGCACATACCCCAAATCCGCCATTGCCTGACGAACTTTTATTTTTGTTTTTTCACTAATACTACTATGATCCTGAATTGTTCTAGATACAGTAGATGTAGCGACGCCAGCTTTTTTTGCAACGTCTTTGATTGTAACTGCCATTTTTTTAACTCCTTTTTCTTAGTCTTCCATTAAACCAAATCGATAAATCGTCAGGTGTTTTTTAGGAAAGCCTGGTTTCAACAAAATCGATTGAAAATTTGAATGATGAACAGCATCAGGCAACCCTTGTGGTTCAATTGCGATCCCTAAATGACTCGACATCCTTTGGTTGAAAACGGTGTAGTTCTCGTTCATGTTTGTGGTTGTAAATACCACAACACATTCTTCACTAGTGGTCATTTCCAGTTTTCGTTTGCTCATTGGATCAACCAGATATACATGAGGCTGATCTGTTTTTTGTTTTAGCTTAAACGCATCGTCATAGCCTTGAGGTTGTTTAAAAAATTGCCTAGCTAACTGTTTTGGAGATTGAAAATCAAAATTCGTCCCTTCAACGTTCATAAAACGGCCTGTTGGAATTTTTTCGTAATCCAACTCCGCTACTTGATCGCTCGCTATTTGCAACATATGAGTGGAAATTTTCTCTTTTCCATTTCCACTTAAATTAAAATAAGCGTGGTTAGTTGGATTAAATAAGGTTTCTTGATTGCTACTTCCTACAATCTCTACCTTTAATTCTTGTTTTTTTGTAATCGTATACGTAGCACGTAACTCCAGCTCTCCTGGGTAACCATCCGTTCCATCAGGTAACAGCAAACTTAACTGAACACCACATTCTTCTTCCGTTACAAAAGGAACGCTATGCCAAATTTGTTGGTGAAAACCTTCTATCCCACCATGAATATGGTGCGGAAATTGATTTTGTGTAAGCTGGTGTGCCTTCCATTTTCCATTTCGGATGCGCCCAGCAACCGGGCCAACAAGTGCACCAAAATAAGCTTGATCCGCGAGATAACCGTCAATATTTTCTAAATTCAACACAACATTTTCACTGAATCCATCTCGGTCTGGAACATTGATGGCCGTTAGACGACCACCGTAGTTCAACAACGTTACAGAAAAACCAGCTTCATTATCAAGCGTATACGATTCAATTTTACCTTTTGGATGAAGCAAAATGGTTTCTGTATTAACCTTCATTTCGGTAGTCCTGCCATGCTTGTTCTAATAAAGGATATGTCAACCAGTCTGTTCTAGGAACAACCTTCGTGGCTTCTTTTAATTGCACCGCATCTCCTACACCAATTGCCGCCATATTTGCTGCACAAATCGCCGTTACTCCTGCAATCGCATCCTCCACTCCTACACAGTCAGTCGGATCAACCGCTAGTTGTTTTGCACCTTGAATAAAAATGTCTGGAGCAGGTTTCCCTGCTTTTAAAGTTGTTGGATCAACGATTGTATCAAATAAATCGGCAATATTTAATTTAGCTAAAATAAACGGACCATTTTGACTTGCTGAAGCTAAACCTATTTTCAATTGCTTTTCTTTTAAATCAAGCAACAACTCTTGGATACCTGGTAAAAGATCATTTGGCGTCATTTCTTCAATCATTTTTTGGTAGACATCATTTTTTTTAGTAGCCAATTCATTTTTTTCAGCTTGAGTATATTTAGTTGTCAAATTCCCTTTTTCAAGAATTTTTTCAAGCGATTCTGTACGGCTAATTCCTTTTAACTCTTCATTAAAAGCTTCATCTACCACCACACCAATTTCTTCACCTAACCAGCGCCATGCTTTGTAATGATAATGGGCGGTATCTGTAATAACGCCATCTAAATCAAATAATACTGCTTTCATACTAGTTCATCCTATTCTATCATTTATTTTCCACAAATAAAATGCTTTTAGACTTGATAAGTTGGAACGGTTAACTTAGTCGCTAATTCAACCACTTTGTCGTATAAGTTTAATGTCAACGGCTCGCCGGATAGCAATGTCAAACTGGTTTCAGTTTGGTTCACTTCAATAAAGATTAAACGGCCACGATAATTGATATGGAAACGATAATAATCCCAATCCGCTGGAACAAACGGTTTAAAAGAAAGTGTGTCCGCAAATGTTCGCATGCCTGCAAAGCCTTCAACAATCGTTAACCAGCTTCCTGTCATCGAGGTAATGTGTAGACCATCTTCCGTATCATTATTGTAGTTATCTAGATCTAGGCGTGCAGTTCGCGCGTATAGTTCAACTGCCTTTTCAGACATTTCTAATTCTGCTGCTAAAATAGCATGAACAGATGGTGACAAGCTGGACTCATGAACCGTCATTGGCTCGTAAAAATCAAAATTCCGTTGTTTTTCAGCTTTAGTAAATTGGTTATTAAAGAAATAAATTCCTTGTAAAACATCTGCTTGCTTAATAAAACATGAACGTAAAATTTTATCCCACGACCAGTTTTGATTGATTGGCAAATCTGTTTTTGCTAATTGACTAACTGGCATTAATTCCTTATCTAAAAACGTATCGTGTTGAACAAAAACATCTCTTTCAGCATCATAAGGGTAGTACATTTTCTCAATGATATCTTGCCATTTTTGTTTTTCTTCTTTTGTTACATTCGTACGATTTACTGCTTCTTCATCTGCAGTTTGTAATTTTTCTAGTGTGTAAGCTAACGTCCAAGTGGCTAACTTATTTGTGTACCAATTGTTATTGATATTGTTTTCATATTCATTTGGCCCCGTCACACCATGAATCATATACTGTTTTTTAGTTGCTGAAAAATGAACGCGATCTGCCCAAAAACGACTGATTCCAACTAAAACATCCATGCCTTCATTCGCTACATAGCTATGGTCTCCTGTGTAATTAGTATAGTTATAAATGGCATAAGCAATCGCACCGTTACGATGAATTTCTTCGAATGTAATTTCCCATTCATTGTGGCATTCGATTCCTGTAAAAGTAACCATTGGATACAACGCACCTGCTAAGCCTTGTTGTTTTGCATTATGGTACGCACCAGGTAACTGTTCATGGCGGTATTTCAAGAGATTTTTACTAACGGATGGGTCTGCTAATGCTAAATACAACGGTACAGCATACGCTTCAGTATCCCAGTAAGTAGCACCGCCATATTTTTCACCAGTAAAGCCTTTAGGTCCAATATTTAAACGCATGTCTTCACCATAATAGGTAGAAAACAGTTGGAATAAGTTAAAACGAATCCCCTGTTGCTGTGCATCATCGCCGCCAATTTCAACGTCACTTAATTTCCATCTATCTCCCCAGATTTTTTCATGCGCTGTTTTTAGCTCTTCAAATGAGTGAGGGACGATATTCTCTTCCATTAACGTTTCCCCTGCTTTTAAAACAGCCTCTTGATCGTAGTCTCTTGATGTAGTGACAATAATGTTCTTTGTCAAACTAGCTTTTTGATTCGTTTCTAATTTTCCCGAAAAACATTCAGAAACCGTTAATTCTTCAATTTTTTCAGTCGTTTTTACTAAACCTTCAACCGTATTGCTCATTGTAGCAGCAACGGTAAATTGCTCAATTCCAAAATCATTTGGCTTTGTTTCTACTACTAAACGATTCGAAGCTGCTTCAACAGGTAACCAAAACATTTCATCGTAGTTGCTATCTTGATTTCGGACATCCCCATTTAATTGTGACTGAATCTCAACCTTAGCTGGTTCACCTAAATTTGTTACGATAACTTGAATGCTACATAACTCTTTAACTGCTAAGCTTAAAAAACGTTGAAATTCAAATTTAATACGTTTTCCATTTTTACTCACGATAAAACTTCGGCGTAACACACCTTTTTCCATATCTAATTCTAATAAAAAGTCTTCTATTTGATCGGTAAACAAATCCATTGCATTGCCGTCAATCAAAATATCCATTGCAATAATGTTAATTGAATTAATTACTTTCCCAAAATACTCTGGGTAGCCATTTTTCCACCAACCTACACGTGTTTTATCTGGATACCAAACGCCTGCAATGTAATTCCCTTCATGATGATCTCCTGAATAACGTTCTTCAAAGTTCCCACGCATCCCCATGTATCCGTTTCCTAAACTTGTCAAACTTTCTTGTAAACGACGGTTCTCTTTATCTAGTGTATTCGTTTTCACCTTCCAAGCATCAATATCAAATAAGCGTTCAATTGTCATGTTGATTCCTCCGTTGTCTTTGTATTTATTCTTTTGGTCTTACAACACCCTTATCATAAACGCAACCGGTTGCGTTTGTCAATTCCTTTTATTTTATTTATTAATCATTAAATAAATTTATCACTTGCTTTTTAATAACAATTCAGTTTATAATCAAAGCAACCGGTTGCACAAAAAACAAAAAAAGTTACTTATAAAAAATTTTCCATCTAAAAAGAAGGAGCGAACACTAAAATGAAAAAAATGTTCTCGTTTGAATTTTGGCAAAAATTTGGCAAAGCTTTAATGGTTGTTATTGCGGTTATGCCAGCCGCTGGTTTAATGATTAGTATTGGTAAGATTATTGCATTGGCAGGTGGCGATATTCATCTCGTACTCACAATTGGAAGCGTTGTAGAAAATTTAGGTTGGGCAGTCATTACAAACCTACACATTCTTTTTGCCGCAGCCATCGGAGGTTCCTGGGCAAAAGAAAAAGCAGGTGGTGCATTTGCAGCACTATTAGCATTTATTCTAATTAATATTACAACCGGTTCCATTTTTGGTGTAACAAGCGATATGTTGCTTGATCCAGATGCAACCACGCACACTCTTTTTGGCACTAAGATTTTAGTAAACGGATACTTTACTTCTGTACTAGGCTCTCCCGCTTTAAATATGGGGGTCTTTATCGGAATCATTTCAGGATTTGTCGGAGCGATTGTTTACAATAAGTATTACAACTATCGCAAATTACCAGATGCTCTAGCATTCTTTAATGGAAAGCGCTTCGTTCCTTTTGTCGTAATCATGTGGTCAGTAATCATCGCTATTATTTTAGCCATCGTTTGGCCAGTTATCCAAACAGGAATCAACCAGTTTGGGTTATGGATTGCAACTAGTAGTGAAACCGCTCCCGTGTTAGCGCCCTTCATCTATGGAACTCTTGAACGTTTATTACTTCCATTCGGACTACACCATATGTTAACAATTCCAATCAATTACACCGCACTTGGTGGAACTTATACCATTATGTCAGGCGTAAATGCAGGGAAAGAAGTTTTTGGTCAAGACCCTCTATGGCTTGCATGGGCAAGTGATTTAGTGAATTTTAAAAATGCTGGCGATAATTCTGCTTATCAACAGTTGTTA carries:
- a CDS encoding zinc ribbon domain-containing protein, which produces MKQCEKCQTELAEEQNVCPNCGEDKERTDLLQEEVVSEKGADESNTGNVDSAVIKEHAHHYWSYLRQTLKTPLKKDHAGQWWYGLVSVGLISLFTAFCMARLVSASPYSGLFSDSNMMETLGMFFKIFIATGIQLALLAGVSYGFNHLVMKNEMEWKSFSLYFFSLLNGSIIVTAIMAILSIIGYSVLDMITYLAIFNLMIYFVAFLVTIVFNENKSRLDTFYLALASGAVAGAVLLFFVRIIFASLLGSFF
- a CDS encoding LacI family DNA-binding transcriptional regulator, translated to MAVTIKDVAKKAGVATSTVSRTIQDHSSISEKTKIKVRQAMADLGYVPNFSAQSLASKTTKTIGVIMPVSDGVAFQNPFFLEVIREISKVCNEKHYMVSLASGKDTGELLESIQMMARRGTVDGFIVLYSTWEDQIIEYLHEANLIYAMVGRPYLFENETLYVDNDNRLSGKDATNYLLQKGHTQIGYVGDDLDQVVTIERMAGFRDALQEAGIAINPQQSILMTDSDNEAVTQPLENLFQQQKTAPTALVVSDDMLAVTVMQRLLMLGYQVPTDVSIISFNNSIFAKMAYPKLTSIDINVPQLGQQVALKLIDKIEEKEAPFVKMIIPHEIIERETVASK
- a CDS encoding aldose epimerase family protein, with the translated sequence MKVNTETILLHPKGKIESYTLDNEAGFSVTLLNYGGRLTAINVPDRDGFSENVVLNLENIDGYLADQAYFGALVGPVAGRIRNGKWKAHQLTQNQFPHHIHGGIEGFHQQIWHSVPFVTEEECGVQLSLLLPDGTDGYPGELELRATYTITKKQELKVEIVGSSNQETLFNPTNHAYFNLSGNGKEKISTHMLQIASDQVAELDYEKIPTGRFMNVEGTNFDFQSPKQLARQFFKQPQGYDDAFKLKQKTDQPHVYLVDPMSKRKLEMTTSEECVVVFTTTNMNENYTVFNQRMSSHLGIAIEPQGLPDAVHHSNFQSILLKPGFPKKHLTIYRFGLMED
- the pgmB gene encoding beta-phosphoglucomutase, coding for MKAVLFDLDGVITDTAHYHYKAWRWLGEEIGVVVDEAFNEELKGISRTESLEKILEKGNLTTKYTQAEKNELATKKNDVYQKMIEEMTPNDLLPGIQELLLDLKEKQLKIGLASASQNGPFILAKLNIADLFDTIVDPTTLKAGKPAPDIFIQGAKQLAVDPTDCVGVEDAIAGVTAICAANMAAIGVGDAVQLKEATKVVPRTDWLTYPLLEQAWQDYRNEG
- a CDS encoding glycoside hydrolase family 65 protein; this translates as MTIERLFDIDAWKVKTNTLDKENRRLQESLTSLGNGYMGMRGNFEERYSGDHHEGNYIAGVWYPDKTRVGWWKNGYPEYFGKVINSINIIAMDILIDGNAMDLFTDQIEDFLLELDMEKGVLRRSFIVSKNGKRIKFEFQRFLSLAVKELCSIQVIVTNLGEPAKVEIQSQLNGDVRNQDSNYDEMFWLPVEAASNRLVVETKPNDFGIEQFTVAATMSNTVEGLVKTTEKIEELTVSECFSGKLETNQKASLTKNIIVTTSRDYDQEAVLKAGETLMEENIVPHSFEELKTAHEKIWGDRWKLSDVEIGGDDAQQQGIRFNLFQLFSTYYGEDMRLNIGPKGFTGEKYGGATYWDTEAYAVPLYLALADPSVSKNLLKYRHEQLPGAYHNAKQQGLAGALYPMVTFTGIECHNEWEITFEEIHRNGAIAYAIYNYTNYTGDHSYVANEGMDVLVGISRFWADRVHFSATKKQYMIHGVTGPNEYENNINNNWYTNKLATWTLAYTLEKLQTADEEAVNRTNVTKEEKQKWQDIIEKMYYPYDAERDVFVQHDTFLDKELMPVSQLAKTDLPINQNWSWDKILRSCFIKQADVLQGIYFFNNQFTKAEKQRNFDFYEPMTVHESSLSPSVHAILAAELEMSEKAVELYARTARLDLDNYNNDTEDGLHITSMTGSWLTIVEGFAGMRTFADTLSFKPFVPADWDYYRFHINYRGRLIFIEVNQTETSLTLLSGEPLTLNLYDKVVELATKLTVPTYQV